The following proteins are co-located in the Vigna angularis cultivar LongXiaoDou No.4 chromosome 2, ASM1680809v1, whole genome shotgun sequence genome:
- the LOC108327963 gene encoding uncharacterized protein LOC108327963, whose amino-acid sequence MENDIEKKINNHTEQQQYQQDEIEGGDEEVSSYSDSEIGDALDLLDSKNEDVGYSFSPNSWCPNSHGGHHHYSSTLQPRTNRNQKFFHRIRASPLEEWEGRMNVGMSNSVITAIRGSVRESAIGKTKTTDKADRATVEQAIDQNTRKILYKMLNKGVFDAINGCISTGKEANVYHATKSHGQELAIKIYKTSVLEFKDKGRYMQGDYRYSNGCGKHNPREMARKWAEKEIRNLMRLKAAGIRCPTTSCNLRRLHIVVMEFIGKSGWAAPRLKDAALSSDKLREGYVEIIIAMRTLYQKCKLVHGDLSEYNILYYEGHLYIIDVSQAVEHEHPHALDFLREDCVHVSDFFKKHGVAVMTIRELFDFIVDATIADDAVDSYLEEMQRKILARGDVSVEDEIADSVFVQSFIPRTLDDVENAEEDVQQITNLKDTNDLYYLTITGLKHALSLTQSTQQNTQQQKSSATKDSPIISDDKSNNLEDDAKVQSDADQDGKSEAVDPADKKAARKEARKDNKKKVKEEKREARKTKVPKAVQKRKKKLAKSRKTR is encoded by the exons ATGGAAAACGACATCGAAAAGAAGATCAATAATCACACAgaacaacaacaatatcaacaaGATGAAATTGAAGGAGGAGATGAAGAGGTTTCGAGTTATTCGGATTCTGAAATCGGTGATGCGTTGGACTTGTTGGATTCGAAGAATGAGGATGTAGGCTACTCATTTTCCCCCAATTCGTGGTGCCCCAATTCTCACGGTGGCCACCACCATTATTCCTCAACTCTTCAACCTCGTACCAATCGCAACCAAAAGTTCTTCCACCGCATTCGAGCCTCACCCTTGGAG GAGTGGGAAGGGAGGATGAATGTTGGCATGTCTAACTCTGTGATCACAGCAATTCGTGGAAGTGTTAGAGAAAGTGCCATTGGGAAGACTAAAACTACAGATAAAGCAGATCGAGCAACTGTTGAACAG GCAATTGATCAAAACACTCGCAAGATTTTATACAAGATGCTTAACAAAGGTGTCTTTGATGCTATCAATGGATGCATTTCAACCGGCAAGGAA GCAAATGTTTATCATGCAACCAAATCTCATGGTCAAGAACTtgcaataaaaatatacaaaacatcCGTTTTGGAATTTAA GGATAAAGGTAGATATATGCAAGGAGACTACCGGTATAGTAATGGATGTGGCAAGCATAATCCCAGGGAGATGGCACGAAAATGGGCTGAGAAAGAAATAAGGAATCTTATGAG GCTTAAGGCAGCAGGAATTAGGTGTCCTACAACATCTTGTAATCTTCGGCGACTACATATTGTGGTTATGGAGTTTATAG GAAAATCTGGTTGGGCTGCCCCTCGTCTTAAAGATGCTGCTTTATCTTCAGACAAGTTGCGGGAAGGCTATGTTGAG ATTATTATTGCAATGCGGACATTATATCAGAAATGCAAATTGGTGCATGGAGACCTGAGTGAATATAATATACTATATTATGAG GGTCACTTGTATATTATTGATGTTTCTCAAGCCGTCGAACATGAACATCCCCATGCCCTAGATTTTCTGCGTGAAGATTGTGTTCATGTATCT GATTTCTTTAAAAAGCATGGTGTTGCGGTCATGACTATAAGAGAACtgtttgattttattgttgACGCAACAATAGCTGATGATGCTGTGGATAGTTACTTGGAAGAG ATGCAACGAAAAATTTTGGCAAGAGGAGATGTATCTGTAGAGGATGAGATTGCAGACTCCGTATTTGTGCAG TCTTTCATTCCAAGGACACTTGATGATGTTGAGAATGCTGAGGAGGATGTACAACAGATAACAAATTTGAAGGATACTAATGATTTATACTACCTGACCATTACTGGGCTTAAACATGCTCTGTCACTAACTCAGTCTACACAGCAAAATACCCAACAGCAGAAATCAAGTGCCACAAAAGATTCACCTATCATTTCTGACGATAAATCTAACAACTTGGAGGATGATGCTAAGGTTCAATCTGACGCGGACCAAGATGGCAAGAGTGAAGCAGTGGATCCTGCTGATAAAAAAGCTGCTAGAAAAGAGGCTAGGAAAGATAATAAGAAGAAGGTGAaagaggagaaaagagaagCACGTAAAACTAAGGTTCCCAAGGCTGttcagaaaagaaagaaaaagttggcTAAATCACGCAAGACCAGGTAG